From Arachis hypogaea cultivar Tifrunner chromosome 3, arahy.Tifrunner.gnm2.J5K5, whole genome shotgun sequence:
CAAGTTTTGGAGAGAGTATCATAGCTCTTATTCATATGACATAATGAACTTATTTGACGTGGATTATGGTAGCCCAAGCTACGAAATCGTTCACTTTCTAATTACTAACAAGATTCAAGTCCAAAATCTTTCAACCAGATTTAAGTGTATCGTCCTTCTTTGACCGTTTTGCCAACTGCCAAAGAGGACAGAACTCACCAATGTCCTGTTTctgtttaaacaaaaaaaaaaacagttgcTCAGTATTATTTTCATAGATGCAAAAGAAACTATGAATTTTTACACACAATATTTGCTCTTTGGTACATTTTCTCAGTTGTCAACACTACAAAAACGAAGTAATCTATGAGATTTCTAAGATATACATATTTCACCAATTATATTAGTTTTACATAATATGGCCTATTCAAACAGTGGCAGGTACTGGAGTTGAAGGAGGGACCCGATTTTCGGCCGGAATTTCCACAAACTCAGAGAGGAGAGCACGGAATTCATCTCCAGATATAGTCTCTTTCTCCAACAGGACTTCCACAATCTTATCGATGGCCTCGCGGTTGTTCCTTATATGGCTCAGTGCAATCACATATGCTTCATCTGATAGCCTCTTGACAGCAGCATCAATGTCTTCTGCCAGCTTCTCTGACATCGAGTTCCTTGCCATCATTCTCATGATAACATCCCCACTTTGTGCCGAAGCATCCATTAGCGACCAAGGACCGATATCAGACATTCCAAATGTGGTTACCATCTGCAAGTGTGTTCAAACAGCAAAGGAGGACAAGGAAGGAAAGTCAAAAGATGTTGTTGATAACATGGGACAAAAGAGATTAAAGTTTATACTCTAGAATGTAAATCAACTTTCTTTAAGTAAAgccatatttaaattttcttggtTTCAACTACAGATTAATTCAAGCTAACAACCTAATTGAAATTGTTCTAAAGATATCACCAAATCTAGATTTGATTCCCAGTTAATGGTGCtataaaacaaaacaagaaatGCAAGTAGTGTGAATTAAGTGTACCTGTTTTGCCAAACCAGTGATTTGCTGCAAATCTCCAGCTGCTCCAGTTGTAACCTCAGGCTCGCCAAAAATAACTTCCTCGGCAGCCCTACCGCCTAATCCTCCAACAATTCTTGCAAAGAGTTGTTGTTTGGAGATCAAGGTTGGGTCGTCGGAAGGAATGAACCATGTAAGGCCTCGAGCTTGACCACGGGGAATTAGTGTTACTTTTTGCACAGCATCATGACCAGGGGTCAAAGTTCTGCAAGAAAGTAGAAATGCATCTTTCAGAACAACATCTGAGAATAGTTTGCTAAAACTGCTTCTAAGATTTGTGTTCATGTGTCACAGAAGATGAATTCACGAAGAAAATTTCTTAGTTCTTACCCACAAATGGCATGCCCGACTTCATGATATGCCACTAAACTTTTGCTCTTCCCATCAGTCATCACCGTTCCTTCCATTCCAGCCACAATCCTATCAATAGAATCATCAATCTCTTTAGATGAGATTGCTGTCTTTCCCCGACGACCAGCCAGTATAGCAGCTTCATTCAATAGATTTGCAAGATCAGCTCCGCTAAAACCGGGTGTTCTCATTGCAATTACTTCAAGTGAAACATCAGAATCAAACTTTTTATTGCTACCATGAACCTTTAGGATTTCAGTCCTTCCCTTTACATCTGGAACATCGACTGTTACCTACAAAAGCATTATGCTCAGTAATTTACTCGCCACCAAAGCACTGAAAAATTCATTATAATTTATACAAGCATACCTGTCTATCAAATCGGCCCGGCCTTAACAAAGCAGAGTCAAGAATGTCAGCCCTGTTAGTAGCTGCAATTACGATGATGCCTGTATTACCCTCAAACCCATCCATTTCTGTCAAAAGCTGATTGAGTGTCTGTTCTCTTTCATCATTCCCTCCACCAATTCCAGTCCCTCTTTGTCTCCCAACAGCATCAATTTCATCAACGAACACAATGCAAGGGGCATTCTCTTTAGCCTTCTTGAATAAATCACGGACTCGTGAAGCACCGATACCAACAAACATCTCAACAAACTCAGAACCTGAGATTGAGAAGAACGGAACACCAGCTTCACCAGCGATCGCCTTGGCCAAAAGGGTCTTCCCAGTTCCAGGAGGTCCAACAAGAAGAACACCCTTTGGTATGCGAGCTCCAACAGCAGTGAACCTTTCAGGCTTCTTCAGAAACTCCACCACCTCCATAAAATCCTGCTTAGCTTCATCCACCCCAGCAACATCATCAAACGTCACCCCGGTATTCGGTTCCATTTGAAACTTGGCCTTGGATTGACCAAAAGCAAGAGGAAAGCCAGGCCCACCAGGACCTCCCATCCCTCCAGATCGTCTCGAGAGAAGGAATAATCCACCAATCAAGATCAGAGGGAAGGCCAAATTCCCAATCAGGTTAAACAAAAGAGAACCAGAATCTTCTTGTGCATTGTGAGCAGCAAAGTCAATGTTCTTCTCCCTGAATTTCTGAAGGAGCTCTTGGTTAAGTCCTGGAAGTTGAACTCTCACACGCTGAACCCTATTCCCCAATTCAGGAGAAACAGCCTCAACTATAGCTATGGTTCCATTCTCATAGAGATCCACTCTGCTGACTCTATCCTTGTCCAAATACTCGAGGAACCTCGAGTAAGACATTCTTGAGGAGGAAACCCCTTGTTGTTCATCGGCATAAGCCTTGCCGCTACCCAACAATGCAGGTAAGCCAGCCCCAACATTTCCAGCCAAGAATTTTAGAAACCCCCTTCGCCCTTCATGGTTGCTTTGGTccaaggatgatgatgatgatgccttTATTGTTGCAGGTTTAGAATTGGGTGCCTTATTCAGTGATGAAATTCTCCAAGATGAGAAGAGGTAGCTTCTATTGAAGTTCTTGCTGAGAGTTGTTCTATTACTCCGTGTAGATAAACCATTTCCAATAAGACATGCTGATGATGCCGCCATCTGCATCAAAAACGTTGTAAACATTGAATAATTCAAGTGATTagcatgaaattttaaattttttttcccttttaattggTACCATTGTGGTTATAACTTATAAGTAACAAATTATTACACATCAACACATAAAGTTCGAAATACACAAAGATTCTGCAATTGGAAGAAAGTTTCTTTCAATATACAATTGACGGAACACAATATCTGACTCTAAACATGAAGCTATTGAGATTAGAAGATCCATCGTTAACAACTTCAACAAGCAAATTACATGAGAAAAACTAATATAGACATGGAACAATCAAGTTTGAAGTAAGGGCATGAGAAAATGCATGgaaatgaaaattgaaaagaaGTAAATTACCTTGGAAGGGAGAATGTGAATGAAAGCTGAAAAAGAGAGAGCAGCAAAACCAGTTTGGGAAGAGTGTGAAATGGAGCGTTTGGTTTTAGAAGCAGTGGCTATGGTTTCGGATTGCCTTACGTGGCCACTTTCTAACGTTTGactctcgtttttttttttggacggaatttaattttcttatttcgCTTCATATATATTCTGTTGGAAATTTTCCTACGTCGATCCACTCGGGTTTCGGCAAAAATTTGACCatacatgaaaaattaaaaaatatatttgaaaataGGTTTAAGAATGTTGTTTCGTATTTGATTGTCAACTCGTAGTGACACGTATTCAGTTTTTATAAGCCACTCCAGCTACAATAATAATAAGGGAATTTGCATCTTTAATTTTGTTCATTTTTGTCATTctatttatcttattattcttgaTAAGGCCTTTTAATCTGTTAATCAAAATATAACGCACATTTATATATAACTAGCTAAATTCCTATATTTTCAGAAATTGGACTAAGTCTTGGGAGAAGTGGGGTGTAAGGAATGAATTTCTTATGTGAAATTCAGCAGACTAATATTCATTTTTTAAGAAGCATCAAATAGTAATTGATTTATGGTGGTGGACTTTTGTGTTATCGTTTTTGTTTGAAGTACTTTTGATCCTTTTTATAGTATTTAAAATATGTACAGTGCTACTAGTTGGTTATAACATAAGGCATGTCAACTCATGTGAGCATTGAAATGTTTTAtaactttataattattaaaataatttaaataattattgtcAATTAATATATAGCtgtttattaaaataatacaGATAtttgttttcaattctaaatccaATTGACTTGTATAAGATTTGTGATGAAGAAAATACAATTGTTGAGAGAAAACAATGTGCATTTGCTTTAAAGGATATAGATTGTTGGTGTATTATGGGAGAAATTACTGTATGCTCTTacagaataagagaagagaaatagGTATAAATGTGTATGCAGTAGAAGGCAACAGAGATATGATTCTCTGTGTTAAGTTCCAGTTTATAAATGTAACTCTGTTATAGGATCATGAATAAAGAATAGTATAGTTGTCTTTAGAGTAATTTTTTACAGCATATTTTGTAATTGAGtatgattttatttataaatttaaaatgtgaatatattctatatttaatAGTGATTGTAATCGATagaattagtaaaatattatCGAATTATTCAGAGACTGTGACGCGCACAGATGCACATGATGCAAACATCAATCAATTGAACGCGATATGGCATATTATTGGGATAGCCGACTTCGAGGTTAGTactgttatttttatatttatgttagAGCATATATGTATAGCCATACTTAGGATATTTTTATAGAATTAGTATATAATATATGTTAGATAGATGAATGTATTATTAATAAGGGTTAATTTTAGGCattagtcaaattaatttgttaagtaaatgtttatttaattttgtttttatttaaattaagttattaagACTTAAGTAgatgtttattaatttagttattaattacttaagtaaatattttatttaaattaatttattaagtatatatttattaatttagttattaattatttaagtaaatattttttacttaaattaatttatcaagtaaatatttttagttatttgttaaattagtttacttataagttaaattaatttgttatgTAAATGTTTAttagaagatttttttttttgttaactttGATATTTTTATAACTTTATAGATTTCTTATttaggtttttaatttttttatcagagACCTTGTCTACTTCTTCCCAATCGAGTGAGTCACACACTTGCACCACCAGACGCCATTGTTCCCTACTTGATGGAGGCTAGCTTCGGTGACAAACCTCTCTGTACCCAGTATTACTTGGACTATAAGCAGCATTTATGAGATATTGTTTGCCCTCGGCAGACTTGAAATGAGACATAAAGTTCGCGGCCATGTACCTGACACAATAAGCATGGAACGCTCTAGCAGACTGCCAACCACTATTATCGGCTCTCAGTGTAGTCTTAATTTCCAGTGATCTATTAGAAATAGTCAACAGTCCTTTTGTGGGGTCAAATGTCGTCTCAAATTAGTAAGGAAGAAAGACTAAGACTCCGTAGTCTCAGACTCAACAATTACAAAAGCAACAGAAAGAATATTGCTGTCACCGTCTTGTGCTAATGCAATAAGCAACATACCACCATATTTGCTATACAGAAGCATGCCATCAACAGAGACGAATGGCTTGTAATTCTTGAAAGCCTCCTCACAGGCAGAAAAGGCCCAGAATACCTTATCAAACATGCTATAGTCGTGCACCATAAGGTGCCCATCATAGTACAGTACGACCTTGAACTCACATATTATTTCGAGACAACAACTCTGCAGTGCTTGCAGCAACCTCGACACCTTATTGTATGACTATTTCCAATCACCGTATATATGCGCAATTGCCTTTTGTTTCTCCATCCAGATATTTCTGTACGAGGGTTTAAAGTGATAGCTTTGCCTAACTACACCTTGTAGAACAAGGATGCTGACGGATGGGTTGGATTATATCAATGGCAGGATGATACTGCAGATGAGGCTGTTGTTCAACTATCGATGGTCTTGAGACATGGTTGGTACTAAACATGTGTGCGCTCTTCCGACCCTACGCACCTCCCTAACGAAATAACACATACATGGTTGGCATTTACACCAAATATAACAATGATAAATGAGAAAATACACCACAGTTAAACTTGACCTCATCAATATCCGAGACGTCGGAGGGTAACACGGAGACTCCAAGGGCATCCTGCTGCATATTGCCGGCAATGTACATGGTACTTTAATCGGTTCGACTCCACAACTCGGTATTCAATACTTCTGCAAATACTGTAATTCTTCACACCCTACATTACTGCATCCATGCTTTTGAATTTGTGGCCAATCTGAAACTCCATACCATCGTCTAAGTTGTAATTTCCTTCACTCGTGTTGAAAAATTGAGTTTTTTCGTGTATCGCATCCAGATCTAATGTATAATAGTGACTGGGTACAACTGATAAGACCAGAATTGGGTGCGGGGCAAGCAGAAGATACCGAATTGATGCCTCGACCGGCGTCTAGTATAAACTACTCCTCCTCATTATCTTGAGAAGAACCACTATCGTTGCTATTCGCAACATACTCCTCATCGGAGTCCTCACCATCCACGTCCATGTCTTCCACTGGACTAGCAACGTGTAGTAGTGGTGGTGCGAGAGGTGGGTCATCCTGCACAAAATCCAAGAGACCAGATCCACCGCCACCAACATCATCAACTTCCACAAAAAGTTCAATCACTTGTTCCGCCATGATTCTCGGGAAACATGAGGCGCACATGCTCATCGCCATGGAGTCAAAAACGGTGCTAGCAATCTATACCCCACTCTTCCAATCTCTTTTCTCCCACTACCGCCAACGCTACTCAATATCAGACTCTTCAGTTCGAACAAAAAATTTACTCACTGAGTGCGCAACAGAATGGGATTATCACACTCACATATCATCCCAGTGTCACTGTTTCTCATATGCCAATTGAAATACATACTTACAACTACATATCCACTACTATTAgacattttggcttattttttaaaagaaaaacgaaaaagaagaaaaagtgaaaTATTTGTGGAGAATACAAAAGGTTACACATCTTTTTAATAGCCACTAAAAATTTGTTATAACATattttgtttacagtgtaaacgtcATAACTTATtatgtatctcgtttatagtgtaaatgaaATAAGAATACACATATCTTATTTATACTGTAAATGAAATATGCACGTCTTCCATATATTGCCAAATcttgtttatagtgtaaatgagatacgtgCATTCTTATTTCCGTAAATGAGATAAGAGATAGAATGAATTTTCGTAAAAATGCTATAAATGGtatattttggtaaataaaacattttttgtttatttaaaaaaataattatatttccttATCATAAagcaatattatttatttattgagtgAACTACCAATTCGGCCCCTAGCTATTTTTCAGAATGACAACGCGACCCCTTAAAATAAAAACGATCCACTTCAGTTCTTGTCCTCTACTTTCGTGACACAACGCGGTCCTTGTGGGTGTTTCTCCGTCAACTCTGAACGAAAAATGTTGTTGTGTCAGGTTCAAAAATAGACAGGGGCCTAATTGTCTCTAAATTCAAATTAGTTAGGAGTTTATTTGtccttattctttaaataatatctttttcaaactattttttgttcattatattaatatttttttataaattattaaatatatagtgtaataagtacaaattaattaataaattattcaaatttaaaaagatatcatttattatgaaactaaataaataattctcaaatataatttttaaatacataaataataaatatcaaaatatggttaatacattaataataataataataataataataataataataataataaaaccctATGATATACTGTTACTATTATGATCTagataattttcacaataaagtgaaaactaatgaacacattatttgatatatagttgTTCCGGCCCAGCCCAGTTGGCCCACTGCCCGAACCCGACATACCGGTTGACCTGACAATACGACCCGAACCGAGAGGCGACCCGGATGTCACCTCCCCTCTCGAGATGTACCTGACAGCTGGGGAGGAAGCTTCCTCGAAGGTGGGCCTGCTCCTGTGGGACTCGTCCTAGTGTAGACTATATAAGGGGATGGTCCTACCCCTCCTCAGAGGTACGTCACCTAACCCTTATCCTAACTGCCGCCTTTGTATGgacactgacttgagcgtcggagtcctttttgcaggtgGCATCCCTCCTCTCTTCACTTCACATCGCCAACCTGAGAGGACCTCAAGTTCCGACCTCCTACTCTACACGCTGGTCCGGGAGATCCAGACGCACGAAGGTGATCCGAGTCCAGTTTTCCCATCATCCCTAAGCATTTAGCACATCCAACCCATTCGGAACACGAGCAACCGAATATTGGCGACGTCTGTGGAGATCCTTTAGCATGAATGGATTTTCTGCTGGGGCCAGTTGAAGGGCGAGAGGAAGGCGAGCCACGCGAGGAAGAGGGCGCTCACCGAACCAGCAGGGTGGCCTCCTTAGCTTTCTCCCGCAAATGCACGAGGTCCCCCTCTCGCGGGGATGGTCTTCCCTCCCGATCCCGTGAAAGGCGTCCTTTCGGAGGGACGGGGGGCGACAACGCGAGAATCATGCAGGAGTTGTGCCACAGAGTGCAAAATCTTGAGAGGGAGCTCGTGGCCAGGG
This genomic window contains:
- the LOC112734624 gene encoding ATP-dependent zinc metalloprotease FTSH 2, chloroplastic, translated to MAASSACLIGNGLSTRSNRTTLSKNFNRSYLFSSWRISSLNKAPNSKPATIKASSSSSLDQSNHEGRRGFLKFLAGNVGAGLPALLGSGKAYADEQQGVSSSRMSYSRFLEYLDKDRVSRVDLYENGTIAIVEAVSPELGNRVQRVRVQLPGLNQELLQKFREKNIDFAAHNAQEDSGSLLFNLIGNLAFPLILIGGLFLLSRRSGGMGGPGGPGFPLAFGQSKAKFQMEPNTGVTFDDVAGVDEAKQDFMEVVEFLKKPERFTAVGARIPKGVLLVGPPGTGKTLLAKAIAGEAGVPFFSISGSEFVEMFVGIGASRVRDLFKKAKENAPCIVFVDEIDAVGRQRGTGIGGGNDEREQTLNQLLTEMDGFEGNTGIIVIAATNRADILDSALLRPGRFDRQVTVDVPDVKGRTEILKVHGSNKKFDSDVSLEVIAMRTPGFSGADLANLLNEAAILAGRRGKTAISSKEIDDSIDRIVAGMEGTVMTDGKSKSLVAYHEVGHAICGTLTPGHDAVQKVTLIPRGQARGLTWFIPSDDPTLISKQQLFARIVGGLGGRAAEEVIFGEPEVTTGAAGDLQQITGLAKQMVTTFGMSDIGPWSLMDASAQSGDVIMRMMARNSMSEKLAEDIDAAVKRLSDEAYVIALSHIRNNREAIDKIVEVLLEKETISGDEFRALLSEFVEIPAENRVPPSTPVPATV
- the LOC112735632 gene encoding uncharacterized protein, with the translated sequence MYIAGNMQQDALGVSVLPSDVSDIDESYNKVSRLLQALQSCCLEIICEFKVVLYYDGHLMVHDYSMFDKVFWAFSACEEAFKNYKPFVSVDGMLLYSKYGGMLLIALAQDGDSNILSVAFTTLRADNSGWQSARAFHAYCVRYMAANFMSHFKSAEGKQYLINAAYSPSNTGYREVCHRS